In Alphaproteobacteria bacterium, one DNA window encodes the following:
- a CDS encoding cation:proton antiporter, with protein MPQAGELPYLREIVILLVSAVMVVTIFHRFRVSSVLGYLLVGAFVGPYGLQITSDVTEVQHLAELGVVFLLFTIGLELSLDRLWQMRRLVFGLGSAQVVFSASAIGFIVYKLGYSLEAAVVLGACFSLSSTAMVMQLLVEGGEFSTKTGRSAFAILLLQDLVVVPILFLVNVFGAQSSEFLYMDLAMAGLKALGALAGILIMARLFMRPLFKAVAGTRSPELFMAMNLLAILGTALVTGRAGLSMAMGAFLAGLLLAETEFRHQIETDIKPFKGLLLGLFFVSVGMGINFHLVMDQYKWIALAVFSLIMLKSFIIFILCLIFGQSKDVAFRVASLMGQGGEFAFVVIGIANALGILDTELAQFMLVVATLSMVVTPFFSFIGKRLMPYMKKVEVTESPVTLRADPDDVSDLEGHVILAGFGRVGRTVAALLEARKINYVGLDLDVKRLTELRKHAIPVFYGDASRIEVLEKIHVEKAAAMVITIDNPAAARRTVQCLQEHYPNLPIFVRGRDLKHTQELIELGATLVVPETVESSLQLAGQVIHALGTPIDAVNQMIEQIRDTKYTQLYSLKQRVEIEK; from the coding sequence TTGCCGCAGGCTGGTGAACTGCCATATTTACGTGAAATCGTAATCTTGCTCGTCTCAGCTGTAATGGTTGTGACGATTTTTCATCGTTTTCGGGTTAGTTCAGTTCTGGGATATCTTCTTGTTGGCGCTTTTGTAGGGCCCTATGGTTTGCAAATCACAAGTGACGTTACGGAGGTTCAGCATTTGGCTGAGCTTGGTGTTGTTTTTCTTTTATTTACAATTGGCCTTGAACTCTCGTTAGATCGATTGTGGCAGATGAGGCGGCTCGTCTTTGGACTGGGTTCTGCACAGGTTGTTTTTTCGGCTTCAGCAATTGGTTTTATCGTTTATAAGCTTGGTTATTCATTGGAAGCTGCTGTCGTTCTAGGGGCTTGTTTTTCCTTGTCTTCAACGGCTATGGTCATGCAGCTTTTGGTTGAGGGTGGTGAATTTTCAACCAAGACTGGACGAAGTGCTTTTGCGATTCTGCTCTTGCAGGATCTTGTTGTTGTCCCGATACTCTTCTTGGTGAATGTTTTTGGGGCTCAATCATCTGAGTTTCTCTATATGGATCTTGCGATGGCAGGACTCAAAGCTTTAGGTGCACTTGCAGGTATTCTGATCATGGCGCGACTCTTCATGAGGCCTTTGTTTAAAGCCGTTGCCGGAACAAGATCTCCAGAATTATTCATGGCTATGAATCTGCTTGCTATTTTAGGAACAGCTTTGGTGACGGGCCGAGCGGGTCTTTCAATGGCCATGGGCGCTTTTTTGGCAGGTTTACTCCTGGCAGAGACCGAATTCAGACATCAAATTGAAACTGATATCAAGCCCTTTAAGGGCTTATTATTAGGTCTATTTTTTGTGTCTGTCGGTATGGGGATTAATTTCCACCTTGTGATGGATCAATATAAATGGATTGCTTTGGCTGTGTTCTCTCTTATTATGCTGAAGTCTTTCATTATCTTTATTCTCTGTTTGATTTTTGGTCAGTCAAAAGATGTTGCCTTTAGAGTTGCAAGTTTAATGGGGCAGGGTGGTGAGTTTGCTTTTGTTGTGATTGGGATCGCCAATGCACTTGGGATTCTGGATACTGAACTTGCTCAATTCATGCTTGTTGTTGCTACGCTTTCAATGGTTGTCACGCCATTCTTCTCCTTTATTGGTAAGCGTCTTATGCCTTATATGAAAAAGGTTGAAGTGACAGAGAGTCCTGTAACATTGCGTGCTGATCCAGATGATGTCTCTGATCTGGAAGGCCATGTGATCCTTGCAGGTTTCGGGCGTGTTGGACGAACAGTTGCAGCCTTGCTGGAGGCTCGTAAGATTAACTACGTAGGGCTTGACCTTGATGTGAAAAGGCTGACGGAACTACGTAAACACGCAATTCCTGTTTTTTATGGCGATGCAAGTCGTATCGAGGTTTTAGAAAAAATTCATGTTGAAAAAGCAGCAGCTATGGTGATCACGATTGATAATCCTGCTGCAGCCAGAAGAACTGTTCAATGTTTGCAGGAGCATTATCCTAATTTGCCAATCTTTGTGCGTGGTCGCGATTTAAAGCATACACAAGAGTTGATTGAATTGGGCGCAACACTTGTGGTTCCGGAAACGGTAGAATCAAGCTTGCAGTTGGCAGGGCAGGTGATTCATGCACTTGGGACCCCAATTGATGCTGTAAACCAAATGATTGAGCAGATTCGTGATACAAAATACACGCAGCTTTATAGTTTAAAACAGAGAGTTGAGATTGAAAAATAA
- the pgsA gene encoding CDP-diacylglycerol--glycerol-3-phosphate 3-phosphatidyltransferase, whose product MFKTLPNILSLARVAIIPLIALMILVPGKFAAWTALILFTIACITDYLDGYLARSMQEVSDFGKFIDPIADKLLVATVLFVLVAANKITGMSVLPALIILLREIVVSGLREFLATIHVRLPVSKMAKWKTSVQMIALGFLIIGDSAPWTIPGHSIGLLGIWVAAIITVITAWDYLYEGVLKILNNTRSTGSTTIDNDDA is encoded by the coding sequence ATGTTCAAAACACTTCCTAATATTTTAAGCCTCGCACGCGTTGCAATTATCCCTCTAATTGCTCTCATGATCCTTGTTCCTGGAAAATTTGCAGCCTGGACAGCCCTCATCTTATTTACAATCGCTTGTATTACAGATTATCTGGATGGATATCTCGCACGCAGCATGCAAGAAGTATCAGATTTTGGAAAATTTATTGATCCAATCGCTGATAAACTGCTTGTTGCAACAGTTCTTTTTGTACTCGTCGCTGCCAATAAAATCACCGGCATGTCAGTTTTGCCTGCTTTGATTATCCTCTTACGTGAAATTGTTGTCTCTGGCCTTAGAGAGTTCCTTGCAACCATCCATGTACGTCTTCCTGTGAGCAAAATGGCAAAATGGAAAACATCTGTTCAAATGATTGCTCTTGGTTTCCTGATTATTGGCGATTCTGCACCTTGGACAATTCCTGGTCATAGCATTGGCCTTCTTGGCATTTGGGTTGCAGCGATCATCACAGTGATTACAGCCTGGGATTACCTTTACGAAGGCGTTTTGAAAATTCTCAACAATACACGCTCTACTGGTTCAACAACCATCGATAATGACGACGCTTAA
- a CDS encoding aminotransferase class IV, with protein sequence MPKNAALKIDSLSQDQAYFWVDGCYGVGEASDVPVLTHALHYGFAVFEGIRGYGGSSFALKDHLDRLILSAARLGISSPYSALELIDVVEALEEQAQLNQFYVRPLIWTGGKAMGISASKSDVHVAIVLWNWQDHFADIQKKGGLRLMISPYVRLTNQMAPLQAKSSFLYGPNVMSKTVAEKEGFDDALSLDDRGRIMEGTGANIFFVKGDCLVTPVPDYFLNGITRQTIIEIALKKGLRVFEQDLFLSDLPQMDEAFLTGTAYEVTPIQRIGDVRFERQTIANQLRDDYLSVVIIDGC encoded by the coding sequence ATGCCTAAAAATGCTGCTCTCAAGATAGATTCTCTCTCTCAAGACCAAGCCTATTTTTGGGTTGATGGTTGTTATGGCGTTGGTGAGGCAAGTGACGTTCCTGTTTTAACTCATGCTCTCCATTATGGATTTGCAGTCTTTGAAGGTATCCGTGGCTATGGTGGCTCTTCTTTTGCTTTAAAGGATCATCTGGATAGACTCATTCTGTCAGCCGCAAGGCTTGGCATTTCTTCACCCTATTCTGCCTTAGAGCTGATAGACGTTGTCGAAGCACTTGAAGAGCAGGCTCAACTCAATCAATTTTATGTGAGACCACTTATTTGGACAGGCGGCAAAGCCATGGGGATTTCAGCGAGCAAAAGTGATGTTCATGTCGCGATTGTTTTGTGGAATTGGCAAGATCACTTTGCAGATATTCAGAAAAAGGGAGGGCTTCGTTTGATGATTTCTCCTTATGTGAGGCTCACGAATCAAATGGCGCCCTTACAAGCCAAGAGCTCTTTTTTGTATGGACCAAATGTGATGAGCAAAACAGTTGCAGAAAAAGAAGGGTTTGATGATGCTTTATCACTGGATGATCGTGGACGGATCATGGAAGGGACAGGCGCTAATATCTTTTTTGTGAAGGGGGATTGTTTGGTAACGCCAGTCCCAGATTATTTTCTGAATGGAATTACCCGGCAGACGATCATCGAGATCGCTCTGAAAAAGGGTCTGCGTGTCTTTGAACAAGATTTATTCTTGAGTGACCTGCCTCAGATGGACGAGGCCTTTTTGACAGGCACTGCTTATGAAGTTACACCCATTCAGCGAATTGGAGATGTCCGATTTGAGAGGCAGACAATCGCCAATCAGCTGAGAGATGATTACTTAAGCGTCGTCATTATCGATGGTTGTTGA
- the lipB gene encoding lipoyl(octanoyl) transferase LipB translates to MSEKKAKPKMLKWEISPDHISYPDALGKMEQEVFAVQNGQSDGLVWLLEHPPLYTAGTSSKSEDLLDHNGYPVYETGRGGQFTYHGPGQRVAYLMLDLNKYNRDLKAYICNLERWIILTLKDFGIEGLQRKDRVGIWVIDKTGQEKKIAAIGVRVKKWVTMHGIAINVNPDLSHFSGIVPCGLKQFGVTSFHDLNINISMNDLDKALQKNFGLFFN, encoded by the coding sequence ATGTCAGAAAAGAAAGCAAAACCAAAAATGCTTAAATGGGAAATATCACCTGACCATATCTCATACCCTGATGCTCTGGGCAAAATGGAGCAAGAAGTTTTCGCTGTTCAAAACGGACAGAGCGATGGGCTCGTCTGGCTATTAGAGCACCCTCCCCTTTACACAGCAGGTACGAGTTCTAAATCAGAAGATCTTTTAGACCACAATGGATATCCTGTCTATGAAACAGGTCGAGGCGGTCAATTCACCTATCACGGACCAGGGCAACGCGTTGCCTATCTGATGCTTGATCTCAATAAGTACAATCGGGATCTCAAAGCCTATATCTGCAATTTAGAGCGCTGGATCATTTTAACTCTTAAAGATTTTGGCATTGAAGGCCTTCAACGCAAAGATCGCGTGGGCATCTGGGTAATTGACAAAACGGGACAAGAAAAAAAGATTGCGGCTATTGGCGTACGCGTTAAAAAATGGGTGACGATGCACGGCATTGCCATTAATGTGAACCCTGACCTCAGTCATTTTTCAGGCATTGTTCCCTGCGGATTAAAACAGTTTGGTGTCACTTCGTTTCATGATCTCAACATAAACATCAGCATGAATGATTTAGACAAAGCTCTTCAAAAGAATTTTGGGCTTTTTTTTAATTAG
- the uvrC gene encoding excinuclease ABC subunit UvrC, giving the protein MSGSKHSLSPIDRGAEVIQGYLSSLEERPGVYRMIDINQNILYVGKAKNVKKRVFSYTQPQKLPNRLQRMIAHTSSMEFLYTHTETEALLLECNLIKTLNPKYNILLKDDKSFSYIKITRDHPYPLITKHRGAKTQKADYFGPFPSSSAVYETITALQKAFMLRNCQNSVFKTRTRPCLQYYIKRCTAPCVKKVTVADYAEQVNQATDFLSGKSSAVKDMLTEKMMQASKSMDYEKAAQFRDKIKALAAIQAHQNINLEGIGDLDVIAHYRDEHETCVQILFFRNGNHFGNRVYFPLHTDGESDEAILSAFIGQFYTSHTPPKEICVSVTLPDKALLEEALKQTLGKTQEKNIKIITPQKGAKLDLLASGVENAKAALLRKQSMQLSQDKLMLHLQKTFGLPSYPKRIEVYDNSHIQGTHPIGAMIVATHEGFQKNAYRKFNIQFSEKTKDDYAMMREVLTRRFSGSLSNSEDETNNLPDLLLIDGGKGQLSIAMNVMDTLNLSHIPIISIAKGPDRNSGDETFFMRDREGFHLTKGDPILFFLERLRDEAHRFVITSHRSKREKKMFSSALDAIPGIGPARKKALLHYFGSAKGVESASLQELQKVEGISANYAKKIYDYFH; this is encoded by the coding sequence ATTTCAGGCTCAAAACATAGCCTTTCACCTATTGATCGCGGGGCAGAGGTCATTCAAGGATACCTTTCCTCTCTTGAGGAACGCCCGGGTGTTTATCGCATGATTGATATTAACCAAAATATTCTCTATGTTGGCAAAGCAAAAAATGTCAAAAAACGCGTTTTTTCCTATACGCAGCCTCAGAAATTACCAAATAGGCTTCAAAGAATGATTGCCCATACAAGCAGTATGGAGTTTTTGTATACACACACAGAAACAGAAGCATTACTTCTTGAATGCAATCTTATAAAAACACTCAACCCTAAGTACAATATTCTATTAAAAGATGACAAATCTTTTTCTTACATCAAGATTACACGCGATCATCCCTACCCTCTCATCACGAAACATCGCGGCGCTAAAACACAAAAAGCTGATTATTTTGGGCCTTTTCCATCCTCAAGTGCGGTCTACGAAACAATCACCGCTCTCCAAAAAGCCTTTATGCTTCGCAACTGTCAAAACAGTGTTTTTAAAACCAGAACACGTCCGTGCCTTCAATACTATATTAAACGATGTACAGCGCCCTGTGTGAAAAAAGTGACAGTTGCTGACTATGCAGAGCAAGTCAATCAGGCTACTGATTTTCTATCCGGCAAAAGCTCAGCCGTTAAAGACATGCTCACAGAAAAAATGATGCAAGCAAGCAAAAGCATGGACTATGAAAAAGCAGCTCAATTTCGCGATAAAATCAAGGCACTTGCCGCCATTCAAGCTCATCAAAATATCAATCTTGAAGGCATTGGTGATCTTGATGTGATTGCTCACTACCGAGATGAACATGAAACTTGCGTCCAGATCCTCTTTTTCAGAAATGGCAACCACTTTGGGAACCGCGTCTACTTTCCACTTCATACAGATGGTGAATCTGATGAGGCAATTTTAAGCGCTTTCATTGGCCAATTTTACACCTCACATACGCCGCCAAAGGAAATTTGTGTTTCCGTCACGCTTCCAGATAAAGCCTTATTAGAAGAGGCTTTAAAGCAGACGCTTGGCAAAACACAAGAAAAAAACATTAAAATTATCACACCGCAAAAGGGCGCAAAACTTGATCTTTTGGCAAGTGGTGTTGAAAATGCAAAAGCAGCTCTCTTACGCAAGCAGTCCATGCAGCTCTCTCAAGACAAACTGATGCTTCATTTGCAAAAAACCTTTGGACTTCCATCTTATCCAAAACGCATTGAAGTCTATGATAATAGCCATATTCAAGGCACACACCCCATTGGCGCTATGATTGTCGCAACACATGAGGGCTTTCAAAAAAATGCCTACCGGAAATTCAATATTCAATTTTCTGAAAAAACGAAGGACGATTACGCCATGATGCGTGAGGTTCTAACTCGCCGCTTTTCTGGAAGCCTCAGCAATTCAGAAGATGAAACAAACAATCTACCAGACCTTCTCTTGATTGATGGTGGAAAAGGCCAACTCTCAATTGCAATGAATGTCATGGATACATTAAATCTGTCTCACATCCCGATTATTTCAATTGCAAAAGGACCAGATAGAAATTCTGGCGATGAAACATTTTTTATGCGTGATCGTGAGGGATTTCATCTCACAAAGGGCGATCCTATTCTCTTTTTCCTAGAAAGACTCAGGGATGAAGCGCACCGATTTGTCATCACATCTCACCGCTCTAAACGCGAGAAAAAAATGTTTAGCTCAGCGTTAGATGCGATTCCAGGCATTGGACCTGCCCGTAAGAAGGCACTTTTACACTATTTTGGATCAGCAAAAGGAGTTGAATCCGCCTCTTTGCAAGAGTTACAAAAAGTTGAAGGAATTAGTGCAAATTACGCAAAAAAAATATATGATTACTTTCATTGA